In one window of Microbacterium dextranolyticum DNA:
- the folB gene encoding dihydroneopterin aldolase — MDATDEIVLTGVRAFGHHGVYAHERRDGQEFVVDLTLSVDTRRAAETDEVTDTIHYGEVAERVVELVGAEPVNLLERLAARIADDLLTRDGVAAVTVTVHKPAAPIPVPFADVAVTIRRTAPHASMPGGAA, encoded by the coding sequence GTGGATGCCACCGACGAGATCGTGCTGACGGGCGTGCGTGCCTTCGGGCACCACGGCGTCTACGCGCACGAGCGCCGCGACGGGCAGGAGTTCGTGGTCGACCTCACGCTGTCGGTCGACACGCGTCGCGCGGCCGAGACCGACGAGGTCACCGACACGATCCACTACGGCGAGGTCGCCGAACGCGTCGTCGAGCTCGTCGGTGCCGAACCGGTGAACCTGCTCGAACGCCTGGCCGCGCGGATCGCCGACGACCTGCTGACACGCGACGGCGTCGCCGCTGTCACCGTGACGGTGCACAAGCCCGCCGCGCCGATCCCCGTGCCCTTCGCCGACGTCGCCGTCACCATCCGCCGCACCGCACCGCATGCCTCGATGCCGGGAGGCGCCGCGTGA
- the hpt gene encoding hypoxanthine phosphoribosyltransferase — MRAADIADQLTTVLVTEEEIHEKLAELAARVESDYEGKDLLLIGVLKGAVMVMADFSRRLHRDVVIDWMAVSSYGAGTKSSGVVQIRKDLDTDLHGKHVLIVEDIIDSGLTLSWLLENFASRGAASIEILALLRKPEAAKVEIDCRYVGFDIPTDFVVGYGLDYDERYRNLRDVAVLAPHVYS, encoded by the coding sequence ATGCGCGCAGCCGACATCGCTGATCAGCTCACGACCGTCCTCGTCACCGAGGAGGAGATCCACGAGAAGCTGGCCGAACTGGCCGCGCGGGTGGAGTCCGACTACGAAGGCAAGGACCTCCTGCTCATCGGCGTGCTGAAGGGCGCCGTCATGGTGATGGCCGACTTCTCCCGCCGCCTCCACCGCGACGTCGTGATCGACTGGATGGCGGTTTCGTCGTACGGCGCGGGAACGAAGTCCAGCGGTGTCGTGCAGATCCGCAAAGACCTCGACACCGACCTGCACGGCAAGCACGTGCTCATCGTCGAGGACATCATCGACTCGGGGCTGACGCTCAGCTGGCTGCTCGAGAACTTCGCCTCGCGCGGTGCAGCCTCGATCGAGATCCTCGCCCTGCTGCGCAAACCCGAAGCGGCGAAGGTCGAGATCGACTGCCGCTACGTCGGTTTCGACATCCCGACCGACTTCGTCGTGGGCTACGGACTCGACTACGACGAGCGCTACCGCAACCTGCGCGACGTCGCCGTTCTCGCCCCGCACGTGTACAGCTGA
- a CDS encoding PH domain-containing protein: protein MTNTPNPTGLPSRDSGSPTATDPAPTGPTAMDAAAVQPPADEVLDAGTYDRLREPRSENRLPLGDGVWHQISPRYVTVQLISTGAVLVLAVAAALVVWFVTGMPWPLIPGGVVAIICLWTLAILPRQARAYGYQLRTDDLVFRRGILWQRMVAVPYGRMQLVDITHGPLDRGFGIAQLKLVTAAATTGVTIPGLRQDAAERLRDTLIAVAETRRTGL from the coding sequence ATGACGAACACGCCGAACCCGACGGGCCTCCCGAGCCGGGACTCGGGCTCTCCCACCGCGACTGACCCCGCTCCGACCGGCCCCACCGCGATGGACGCGGCTGCGGTGCAGCCGCCCGCCGACGAGGTGCTCGACGCGGGAACCTACGACCGGCTGCGCGAGCCGCGCAGCGAGAATCGGCTGCCGCTCGGCGACGGGGTCTGGCACCAGATCTCACCGAGGTACGTCACGGTGCAGCTGATCTCCACCGGGGCGGTCCTCGTCCTCGCCGTCGCAGCCGCACTCGTGGTGTGGTTCGTGACCGGGATGCCGTGGCCGCTGATCCCCGGCGGTGTCGTCGCCATCATCTGCCTCTGGACCCTCGCGATCCTCCCGCGGCAGGCACGCGCCTACGGCTATCAGCTGCGCACCGACGACCTGGTCTTTCGTCGTGGCATCCTCTGGCAGCGCATGGTCGCCGTCCCGTACGGGCGGATGCAGCTCGTCGACATCACCCACGGGCCGCTCGACCGCGGATTCGGCATCGCCCAGCTCAAGCTCGTGACGGCGGCCGCGACGACCGGCGTCACGATCCCCGGGCTGCGTCAGGATGCCGCGGAGCGGCTGCGCGACACTCTCATCGCCGTCGCCGAGACCCGGCGGACCGGCCTGTGA
- the folE gene encoding GTP cyclohydrolase I produces the protein MAVDRDRIAAAVREILAAIGEDPERPGLKATPQRVADAYAEFFAGVGEDAGAPLAHTISVSRGPAPDTLPSGAVLLRDIRFRSVCEHHLLPFAGFAHVAYLPGEQVVGLGALPRVVDILAARPQVQERLGEQIADTIAGSLDTRGVIVVLSARHECVTMRGGRQPDAATITIAARGELAEPAARAEIMMLLTGSGSGAGLGA, from the coding sequence GTGGCCGTCGATCGTGACCGCATCGCCGCCGCCGTTCGCGAGATCCTCGCCGCGATCGGGGAGGATCCCGAGCGTCCGGGCCTGAAGGCGACGCCGCAGCGTGTCGCGGATGCCTACGCCGAGTTCTTCGCCGGAGTCGGTGAAGATGCCGGGGCGCCGCTCGCGCACACGATCTCCGTGTCGCGCGGGCCGGCCCCCGATACGCTCCCGTCCGGCGCGGTGCTGCTGCGTGACATCCGCTTCCGGTCGGTGTGCGAGCACCACCTGCTGCCGTTCGCCGGGTTCGCCCATGTCGCCTACCTGCCCGGCGAGCAGGTCGTCGGGCTCGGCGCGTTGCCGCGAGTCGTCGACATCCTCGCCGCGCGCCCGCAGGTGCAGGAGCGGCTCGGGGAGCAGATCGCCGACACGATCGCGGGATCGCTCGATACCCGCGGCGTCATCGTGGTGCTCTCGGCGCGCCACGAATGCGTCACGATGCGCGGCGGTCGCCAGCCCGATGCCGCGACCATCACGATCGCCGCGCGCGGAGAGCTCGCCGAACCGGCGGCGCGCGCCGAGATCATGATGCTCCTCACCGGCTCGGGCTCGGGCGCGGGCCTGGGAGCCTGA
- the folK gene encoding 2-amino-4-hydroxy-6-hydroxymethyldihydropteridine diphosphokinase, with amino-acid sequence MNRRLAQGIGAEPPTPTTPETTAVVAIGANLGDRAATIDEALRDLARLPLTTDIRAAAPIETVALTLDGPDASAPAYLNTVALLTTRLAPSVLLAYLHAIERRHGRAPRGADQPRWQDRTLDLDLIAYGDVRSTDPALQLPHPRAAERDFVLAPWLVVDPDAVLPGAGRVADLLAHLRTDADA; translated from the coding sequence GTGAACCGTCGGCTCGCCCAGGGTATCGGCGCCGAGCCGCCCACCCCCACGACGCCCGAGACCACCGCCGTCGTCGCGATCGGTGCGAACCTCGGCGATCGCGCTGCGACGATCGACGAGGCACTGCGCGACCTCGCCCGCCTGCCGCTCACGACCGACATCCGGGCGGCGGCGCCCATCGAGACGGTCGCCCTGACGCTCGACGGGCCGGATGCCTCCGCCCCCGCCTACCTCAACACGGTCGCCCTGCTGACGACCCGCCTCGCTCCGAGCGTCCTGCTGGCGTATCTGCACGCGATCGAGCGGCGGCACGGGCGGGCACCGCGGGGAGCGGATCAGCCGCGCTGGCAGGACCGCACTCTCGACCTCGATCTGATCGCGTACGGCGACGTCCGCAGCACCGATCCCGCGTTGCAGCTGCCGCATCCGCGCGCCGCGGAGCGCGACTTCGTGCTCGCCCCGTGGCTCGTCGTCGACCCGGATGCCGTGCTGCCGGGCGCCGGGCGTGTGGCGGATCTCCTCGCGCACCTCCGGACGGACGCCGACGCATGA
- a CDS encoding PH domain-containing protein: MSDGEWHRLHPLTPVLRGGLFLIVVIGFVVANLRDRLVVLFFPGLGEWERYEGDPVDYVWENNLWLVAGLVVLGALLILLGVFWLSWRFHTFRITGDDVEVRSGVLFRTHRRAPLDRVQGVNLTRPMVARLLGTAKLEVVGAGLDANVKLEYLSTANAEAVRADILRLASGRRLAEAQAAERRGGPRVRAAAGVVSAGLTGLIEGVDTEAAEPASVVHIPPGRLIASHLLSSSTLWMLGLIAAVIAGAVFGTPWVLFSIVPTVIAFGAYWFRSITRSLRYSIAPTASGVRITFGLFTTITETLPPGRVHAYEIHQPLMWRPFGWWSIRVNRMSGRSATDSQSLQFAEVLPVGTRADVERVLGLFLSGLTEAEIDTLATDGMLALRRRTDDDPFTATPRRARWLRPLSWRRNGLLLTPRALLLRRGAIRRGLVLLPLARLQSVRISQGPLDRALRVANLTGHTVIGRVSGGLGIIDRDDALAVWNDIEASVIDAAARDRSHRWEESER; this comes from the coding sequence CTGAGCGACGGCGAGTGGCATCGCCTGCACCCGCTCACGCCGGTGCTGCGCGGCGGGCTCTTCCTCATCGTCGTGATCGGGTTCGTCGTCGCCAACCTGCGCGACCGGCTCGTCGTCCTCTTCTTTCCCGGGCTCGGCGAGTGGGAGAGGTACGAGGGCGATCCCGTCGACTACGTCTGGGAGAACAATCTCTGGCTCGTCGCCGGCCTCGTCGTCCTCGGTGCGCTGCTGATCCTGCTCGGAGTGTTCTGGCTCTCGTGGCGATTCCACACGTTCCGCATCACCGGCGACGACGTCGAGGTGCGCAGCGGCGTGCTGTTCCGCACCCATCGGCGCGCGCCCCTCGACCGCGTGCAGGGGGTGAACCTCACCCGGCCGATGGTCGCGCGCCTGCTCGGCACGGCGAAGCTCGAGGTGGTCGGGGCGGGCCTCGACGCCAACGTCAAGCTGGAGTACCTGTCCACCGCGAACGCCGAGGCCGTGCGTGCCGACATCCTGCGCCTGGCCTCCGGGCGCCGGCTCGCCGAGGCGCAGGCCGCGGAGCGCCGCGGCGGGCCTCGCGTGCGTGCCGCCGCAGGCGTGGTCTCGGCCGGACTCACCGGCCTCATCGAGGGCGTCGACACCGAGGCCGCCGAACCGGCATCCGTCGTGCACATCCCGCCGGGCCGGCTGATCGCCTCGCATCTGCTGTCGAGCTCGACCCTGTGGATGCTGGGGCTCATCGCCGCGGTCATCGCGGGTGCCGTCTTCGGCACGCCCTGGGTGCTCTTCTCGATCGTTCCCACGGTGATCGCGTTCGGCGCGTACTGGTTCCGTTCCATCACGCGGTCCCTGCGCTATTCGATCGCCCCCACCGCGTCGGGTGTGCGCATCACGTTCGGACTGTTCACGACCATCACCGAGACCCTGCCGCCGGGGCGTGTGCACGCGTACGAGATCCATCAGCCGCTGATGTGGCGGCCGTTCGGGTGGTGGTCGATCCGGGTCAACCGCATGTCGGGCCGCTCGGCGACCGATTCGCAGTCGCTGCAGTTCGCCGAGGTACTTCCGGTCGGTACCCGCGCCGACGTCGAACGTGTGCTCGGGCTCTTCCTCAGCGGTCTCACCGAGGCCGAGATCGACACCCTCGCCACCGACGGGATGCTGGCGCTGCGCCGCCGCACCGACGACGACCCGTTCACCGCGACGCCGCGACGCGCACGCTGGCTGCGCCCGCTGTCGTGGCGTCGCAACGGACTGTTGCTGACCCCGCGCGCCCTGTTGCTGCGCCGAGGTGCCATTCGGCGGGGGCTCGTTCTTCTGCCTCTCGCCCGACTGCAGTCGGTGCGGATCTCGCAGGGGCCGCTCGATCGGGCCCTGCGCGTCGCGAACCTCACCGGCCACACCGTGATCGGACGCGTGTCGGGCGGACTCGGGATCATCGACCGCGACGACGCGCTCGCGGTCTGGAACGACATCGAGGCATCCGTCATCGACGCGGCTGCCCGCGACCGGTCGCACCGGTGGGAGGAGAGCGAACGATGA
- the folP gene encoding dihydropteroate synthase has translation MTVIMGIVNVTPDSFSDGGRYLDTDAAVAHGLALHAAGAAILDVGGESTRPGAARVVAATEQERVLPVVAALTAAGAVVSIDTMSAETAAAAVAAGARIVNDVSGGLADPEMLGVVAASGADVVLQHWRGPSAEMYAQAHYADLAAELTGELEARVRAAAAAGISPARIILDPGIGFGKRGGQNWQALRALDRIVSIGPRVLVGTSRKRFLAETLAAASSAASAAAAPAAPGAVSAAAASAAAESPRNLAYVPLDAEKAYIGEVSRGSVSRVDEVDEGRRDLATAVTSVLATQAGAWGVRVHDVSATRDALAVLRAWDRGGC, from the coding sequence ATGACCGTCATCATGGGCATCGTCAACGTCACGCCCGACTCGTTCAGCGACGGCGGACGCTACCTCGACACGGATGCCGCCGTCGCGCACGGTCTCGCCCTGCACGCCGCGGGGGCCGCGATCCTCGACGTCGGCGGGGAGTCGACCCGGCCCGGCGCGGCGCGGGTCGTCGCCGCGACGGAGCAGGAGCGCGTGCTGCCGGTCGTCGCCGCCCTCACCGCGGCGGGAGCGGTCGTGAGCATCGACACGATGAGTGCGGAGACCGCCGCCGCCGCCGTCGCTGCCGGGGCCCGCATCGTCAACGACGTGTCGGGCGGCCTCGCCGACCCCGAGATGCTGGGCGTCGTCGCGGCATCCGGCGCCGACGTCGTGCTGCAGCACTGGCGCGGCCCGTCCGCCGAGATGTACGCCCAGGCGCACTATGCCGACCTCGCGGCCGAGCTCACCGGCGAGCTCGAGGCGCGTGTGCGTGCCGCCGCGGCGGCCGGGATCTCGCCCGCCCGGATCATCCTCGATCCGGGCATCGGATTCGGCAAGCGCGGCGGCCAGAACTGGCAGGCGCTGCGCGCACTCGACCGGATCGTCTCGATCGGGCCGCGCGTGCTCGTCGGCACGAGCCGCAAACGCTTCCTCGCCGAGACCCTCGCCGCCGCGTCTAGTGCGGCTTCTGCCGCCGCCGCGCCGGCCGCTCCTGGTGCGGTTTCTGCCGCCGCCGCTTCTGCCGCTGCGGAGTCCCCGCGAAACCTCGCGTATGTACCGTTAGACGCCGAAAAAGCGTACATAGGGGAGGTCTCGCGGGGATCGGTGAGCCGGGTGGATGAGGTCGACGAGGGGCGGCGCGATCTGGCGACCGCCGTCACGAGTGTGCTGGCGACACAGGCAGGTGCCTGGGGAGTGCGCGTGCACGACGTGTCCGCGACGCGCGATGCGCTGGCGGTGCTGCGGGCCTGGGACCGAGGAGGATGCTGA
- a CDS encoding DUF3180 domain-containing protein, which produces MRRTRPSVLIIAAVLGAVVGFGVDQLLTSAGRATFTPSLLLPVLLVLLAAATVLLALPIRRAITGRDRTPVDPFRAVRVAMLAKASSLVGAIMAGLSAGLLAFLLTRPVAPVGSVVAVVTTLVSSLVLLAAALVAEHLCTIRKDDDDEHAEPDGPPEPGLGLSHRD; this is translated from the coding sequence ATGAGACGCACCCGACCCAGTGTCCTCATCATCGCGGCGGTGCTCGGCGCCGTCGTCGGCTTCGGCGTCGATCAGCTGCTGACGAGTGCTGGCCGAGCGACGTTCACCCCCTCGCTCCTGCTCCCGGTGCTGCTCGTCCTGCTCGCCGCGGCGACCGTGCTGCTGGCCCTGCCCATCCGCCGTGCGATCACCGGGCGCGACCGTACCCCGGTCGATCCGTTCCGCGCCGTGCGCGTCGCGATGCTCGCCAAGGCATCCAGCCTCGTCGGCGCGATCATGGCCGGTCTGTCCGCCGGTCTGCTGGCCTTCCTGCTCACGCGTCCGGTCGCCCCCGTAGGCTCGGTGGTAGCCGTTGTCACGACGCTTGTCTCGAGCCTCGTGCTCCTGGCCGCGGCCCTCGTGGCCGAGCACCTGTGCACCATCCGGAAGGACGACGATGACGAACACGCCGAACCCGACGGGCCTCCCGAGCCGGGACTCGGGCTCTCCCACCGCGACTGA
- the ftsH gene encoding ATP-dependent zinc metalloprotease FtsH gives MDFKKLARNPFVYVLLIGALLIAGMTLISSLTGAKQITTQEGMTLLKEGSVTEVTTTDGDQRVDMTLSKPYEGATQVQFYYVGARSQEVVSAIDAANPKDGFNDVVPRTTFFESMISLLLPLLLLGLLFWFFFSAAQGGNSKVMQFGKSRAKLVTKETPTVTFADVAGADEAIEEMQEIKDFLKDPAKFQAVGARIPKGVLLYGPPGTGKTLLARAVAGEAGVPFYSISGSDFVEMFVGVGASRVRDLFTQAKENAPAIIFIDEIDAVGRHRGAGMGGGHDEREQTLNQMLVEMDGFDPKVSVLVIAATNRPDILDPALLRPGRFDRQIGVDAPDLKGRQKILEVHGRGKPLSSSVDLSVIARKTPGFTGADLANVLNEAALLTARSNAQLIDMRALDEAIDRVIAGPQRRTRVMKDREKLITAYHEGGHALAAAAMNNTDPVTKVTILPRGKALGYTMVLPLEDKYSVTRNELQDQLTYAMGGRVAEEIVFHDPTTGASNDIEKATGIARKMVTEYGMTTDVGPVKLGGSSGEVFMGRDMGHGRDFSERIAERVDQQVRLLIEQAHNEAYEVINANRDVLDKLALALLEKETLDHLELAEIFRDVKRLPPRPQWLSSSDRPVSTLPPVEVPRRQGEAGLAASTAVTTEQAAEKAPARRQAGQARPATA, from the coding sequence ATGGATTTCAAGAAGCTCGCACGCAACCCGTTCGTTTACGTGTTGCTGATCGGCGCCCTCCTGATCGCCGGCATGACGCTCATCTCGTCGCTCACCGGCGCGAAGCAGATCACGACGCAAGAGGGCATGACGCTGCTCAAAGAGGGGTCCGTCACCGAGGTGACCACCACCGACGGCGACCAGCGCGTCGACATGACCCTGTCGAAGCCCTACGAGGGCGCGACGCAGGTGCAGTTCTACTACGTGGGAGCCCGTTCGCAGGAGGTCGTCTCGGCCATCGATGCCGCGAACCCCAAGGACGGCTTCAACGACGTCGTGCCGCGCACGACCTTCTTCGAGAGCATGATCTCGCTCCTGCTGCCGCTGCTGCTGCTCGGCCTGCTCTTCTGGTTCTTCTTCTCGGCCGCCCAGGGCGGCAACAGCAAGGTCATGCAGTTCGGCAAGTCGCGCGCCAAGCTCGTCACGAAAGAGACCCCGACGGTCACCTTCGCCGACGTCGCCGGCGCCGACGAGGCGATCGAAGAGATGCAGGAGATCAAGGACTTCCTGAAGGACCCGGCCAAGTTCCAGGCCGTCGGTGCCCGCATCCCCAAAGGCGTGCTGCTGTACGGCCCTCCCGGAACCGGCAAGACCCTGCTCGCCCGCGCCGTCGCCGGTGAGGCGGGCGTCCCCTTCTACTCGATCTCGGGTTCGGACTTCGTCGAGATGTTCGTCGGCGTCGGCGCGAGCCGCGTACGCGACCTGTTCACGCAGGCCAAGGAGAACGCCCCCGCGATCATCTTCATCGACGAGATCGATGCCGTCGGCCGTCACCGCGGCGCCGGCATGGGTGGCGGTCACGACGAGCGCGAGCAGACGCTGAACCAGATGCTCGTCGAGATGGACGGCTTCGACCCCAAGGTCTCGGTGCTCGTCATCGCGGCGACCAACCGCCCCGACATCCTCGACCCGGCTCTGCTGCGCCCCGGCCGCTTCGACCGTCAGATCGGTGTGGATGCCCCGGATCTGAAGGGCCGTCAGAAGATCCTCGAGGTGCACGGCCGCGGAAAGCCGCTCTCGTCGTCGGTCGACCTGTCGGTGATCGCCCGCAAGACCCCCGGCTTCACCGGCGCCGATCTCGCCAACGTGCTGAACGAGGCGGCCCTGCTCACGGCGCGCTCGAACGCGCAGCTGATCGACATGCGCGCCCTCGACGAGGCCATCGACCGCGTCATCGCCGGCCCCCAGCGTCGCACGCGCGTGATGAAGGACCGCGAGAAGCTCATCACCGCGTACCACGAGGGCGGTCACGCGCTCGCCGCCGCGGCCATGAACAACACCGACCCCGTGACGAAGGTCACGATTCTGCCCCGCGGCAAGGCCCTCGGATACACGATGGTGCTGCCCCTCGAGGACAAGTACTCCGTGACGCGCAATGAGCTGCAGGATCAGCTCACCTACGCGATGGGCGGACGTGTCGCCGAGGAGATCGTCTTCCACGATCCGACGACCGGGGCATCCAACGACATCGAGAAGGCCACCGGCATCGCCCGCAAGATGGTCACCGAGTACGGCATGACGACCGATGTCGGCCCCGTCAAGCTCGGCGGATCGTCGGGTGAGGTCTTCATGGGCCGCGACATGGGCCACGGCCGCGACTTCAGCGAGCGCATCGCCGAGCGCGTCGACCAGCAGGTGCGCCTGCTCATCGAACAGGCGCACAACGAGGCGTACGAGGTCATCAACGCGAACCGCGACGTGCTCGACAAGCTTGCTCTCGCGCTCCTCGAGAAGGAGACGCTCGACCACCTCGAGCTCGCCGAGATCTTCCGCGATGTCAAGAGGCTGCCCCCGCGCCCGCAGTGGCTCTCGAGCAGCGACCGCCCCGTCTCGACGCTGCCGCCGGTCGAGGTGCCGCGCCGTCAGGGCGAGGCCGGGCTCGCGGCATCCACCGCCGTGACGACCGAGCAAGCCGCCGAGAAGGCTCCCGCACGGCGTCAGGCGGGTCAGGCGCGACCTGCCACGGCCTGA